Proteins from a genomic interval of Quercus lobata isolate SW786 chromosome 11, ValleyOak3.0 Primary Assembly, whole genome shotgun sequence:
- the LOC115967395 gene encoding ankyrin repeat-containing protein ITN1-like, which produces MNNFHRSLFHIAVINRQESVYKLIHEMGAIKEIILTSVDAYKQNILHLAGKLAPKARLKLVPGAALQMQRELLWFKEVEKIVPPSYPKMRDNKNRTPWELFTKEHKKLRREGEKWMKDTVNFYIIVATLITGVVFAAAFTVPGGSNQDTGIPIFLKSIWFRVFFISDAIALVSSSTSILMFLSILTSRFTEMDFLVSLPTKLELGVSALFPL; this is translated from the exons ATGAACAATTTCCATCGAAGTTTATTTCACATTGCTGTTATAAACCGGCAAGAGAGTGTCTACAAGTTGATACATGAGATGGGCGCTATCAAGGAAATAATTCTAACTTCTGTTGATGCCTATAAACAAAACATCCTGCACTTAGCAGGAAAATTGGCTCCGAAAGCCCGATTAAAACTTGTACCAGGAGCAGCCCTTCAAATGCAACGGGAGTTGTTATGGTTTAAG GAGGTAGAAAAGATTGTGCCGCCTTCATACCCGAAGATGAGGGATAATAAGAACCGAACACCGTGGGAATTATTTACAAAGGAACATAAAAAACTAAGGAGAGAAGGTGAAAAGTGGATGAAGGATACAGTAAACTTTTACATTATTGTGGCAACACTGATTACCGGTGTGGTTTTCGCTGCAGCTTTCACTGTACCGGGTGGCAGCAATCAAGACACAGGGATccctatttttttgaaaagtatttGGTTTAGGGTATTTTTCATATCAGATGCAATAGCACTGGTCTCCTCTTCGACGTCAATATTAATGTTTTTGTCAATTCTCACATCACGTTTCACGGAAATGGATTTCCTTGTGTCATTACCAACAAAGTTGGAGTTGGGAGTCAGCGCACTCTTTCCTCTATAG